Proteins encoded within one genomic window of Pongo pygmaeus isolate AG05252 chromosome 6, NHGRI_mPonPyg2-v2.0_pri, whole genome shotgun sequence:
- the LOC129041723 gene encoding steroid hormone receptor ERR1-like gives MGMLKEGVRLDCVRGGRQKYKRRPEVDPLPFPGPFPAGPLAVAGGPRKTAPVNALVSHLLVVEPEKLYAMPDPAGPDGHLPAVATLCDLFDREIVVTISWAKSIPGFSSLSLSDQMSVLQSVWMEVLVLGVAQRSLPLQDELAFAEDLVLDEEGARAAGLGELGAALLQLVRRLQALRLEREEYVLLKALALANSDSVHIEDAEAVEQLREALHEALLEYEAGRAGPGGGAERRRVGRLLLALPLLHQTAGKVLAHFYGVKLEGKVPMHKLFLEMLEAMMD, from the coding sequence atgggCATGCTCAAGGAGGGAGTGCGCCTGGACTGCGTCCGGGGTGGGCGGCAGAAGTACAAGCGGCGGCCGGAGGTGGACCCACTGCCCTTCCCGGGCCCCTTCCCTGCTGGGCCCCTGGCAGTCGCTGGAGGTCCCCGGAAGACAGCCCCAGTGAATGCACTGGTGTCTCATCTGCTGGTGGTTGAGCCTGAGAAGCTCTATGCCATGCCTGACCCCGCAGGCCCTGATGGGCACCTCCCAGCCGTGGCTACCCTCTGTGACCTCTTTGACCGAGAGATCGTGGTCACCATCAGCTGGGCCAAGAGCATCCCAGGCTTCTCATCGCTGTCGCTGTCTGACCAGATGTCAGTACTGCAGAGCGTGTGGATGGAGGTGCTGGTGCTGGGTGTGGCCCAGCGCTCACTGCCACTGCAGGATGAGCTGGCCTTCGCTGAGGACTTAGTCCTGGATGAAGAGGGGGCACGGGCAGCTGGCCTGGGGGAACTGGGGGCTGCCCTGCTGCAACTAGTGCGGCGGCTGCAGGCCCTGCGGCTGGAGCGAGAGGAGTATGTTCTACTGAAGGCCCTGGCCCTTGCCAATTCAGACTCTGTGCACATCGAAGATGCCGAGGCTGTGGAGCAGCTGCGAGAAGCTCTGCACGAGGCCCTGCTGGAGTACGAAGCGGGCCGGGCTGGCCCTGGAGGGGGTGCTGAGCGGCGGCGGGTGGGCAGGCTGCTGCTGGCGCTACCGCTCCTCCACCAGACAGCGGGCAAAGTGCTGGCCCATTTCTATGGGGTGAAGCTGGAGGGCAAGGTGCCCATGCACAAGCTGTTCTTGGAGATGCTCGAGGCCATGATGGACTGA